The sequence CACCACGCCCAGCACCAGCCCTCCGTAGACCCGGGCCCGGGACGCCGGGGCGCTCAAGCGTCGCCAGCGTCGGAGCCCGACGCGGACGAACCCGAGGCGGAATCACCCGAGGAAGCCCCGCCCCCGGAAGGACGACGGCGGCGACGGCGGCGGCGGCGCTTGCGCTGGCCTCCCGCGTCCCCACCCTCCCCTTCCCCAGCATCCGCGCGCGGCTGCGGCACCTCGCCGGCCTTCCATGCGTCCAACTGCTCGCGCCCCTCCCCCGTCGCCTCCACCGTCATCTCGAAGACAGTGAGCGCTTCGTGGAAGAGCGGGTGACGCTTGAACGCGGCGCTGCGCCGACGACGCTCGCCGGACAGCGTGCGCTGGGCCAGCAGCAACATGCGGCAGCGCTCGGCGATGCGGCGCGGCAGGCGCGCGGACTGCACGAAGCCCGCGAGCAAGTCCTCCACCACCTGCGACACCGAGGGACGCCCACCCTCCTGCGACGAGGCCTGCGCCTCCTCCTGCGCCGTCGAGCGACTGATGGGCATCAGCAGCGTGGCCAGGAGGATGGCGTCGTCCAGCGCCTCGCCCGCGGCGACGCGGCGGTCCAGCGCCTCGGCGAAGGCGTAGAAGGTCTTCTCGCCCTCCTTGCCGTGGTGCTTGAGGTACTCATTCACCGGCGGCAGCAGCAGCTTCAGCGCGTCCAGCGCGTCCAGCAGCTTCAGGGCCGGCGCGGACACGCCGCCGCGAATGAGGCGGAACGTCTCCTCCAGCAGGCGCGCCGGAGCGCAGCGCGGCAGGTCCTCCACCGCGCCCTCCATGGCCGCGTACGTGCGCGACTCGATGTCCAGGCTCAGCTTCGCCGCGAAGCGCACGGCGCGGAGGATGCGCACCGGGTCCTCGCGCATGCGAATCTCCGGGTCGCCAATCGTCCGGATGAAGCGCTCGTCGAGGTCCCTGCGCCCGCGGACGTAGTCGATGACCCGTCCCTCGGCCACGTCGTAGAAGAGCCCGTTGATGGTGAAGTCGCGGCGGCGCGCGTCCTGCTGCGCCGTGCCGAAGACGTTGTCGTGGGTGATGAGCAGGTCCTCGCTGCCCGAGTCACCCTCGTCCTCCGCACCGTTCGCGGGCTCCAATTCCGTCGGATTCGCGCGGAAGGTGGAGACCTCGATGATCTTCCCGCCCTTGAAGTAGACGTGCGCCAGCCGGAAGCGCCGGCCGATGAGGCGGCAGTTGCGGAAGATGGCGCGCACCTCGTTGGGCGTCGCGCTGGTCGCGATGTCGAAGTCCTTCGGCTTGCGGCCCAGGAGCAAATCGCGCACGCAGCCGCCGACCATGTACGCCTGGTGCCCGTGCTGGTGCAGCCGCAGCACGACCTTCAGCGCGTCCGGGTCCAGCTCGTCGGGGTCGATTTCCGCCGGCTCGCCGGAGGGACGGACGTGGGGCGCGTGCAACTCGCGCTCGTACGGGGTGGGCTCGGGCTCGGGCTCGAGGATGGTGGGGACCTGCTCCACCTCCTCGTCGCGGTGCTCGGCGGCGTCGGCGGCCTCGGCGGCGGCGAGCACGGCCTCGGCCGTCAGGCCGCTCTCATCGTCATCCGCCTCGTCGTCGTCGGCGTCGTCCTCGTCGGCGTCATCCGTGCCAACGGCCTGGAGGGGCGGCTCGGGCGCTTCGGCGGGGGCGGGGGTGGTGCGGGGTGTCTCGGTCTCGGAAGGGGCCGCTTCGGCGGCCACGGGCTCGGAGGCGCTGGCCCGCTCGGGGGGCGCCGACAGCTCCGGGTTTGAACTCATGGGAACCTCTTGTGCGCCGCGCTCGGAAGTCGCTGCCGCCTCGAAGGAGGCAACCTCGCGCGCGTCAGTTTCGGGCGCAGGTGGCAGCGTCATGCCGGCAGGCGGCGTTTCAGTCGAATCTCGCGTCATCGCCAATAGACGCCCCCCAGGGGGCGCTTCAAGGGCAGCCGTCTATACCGCATCCACCCGGCAGGGGAGTAGCGAGTGCAGACATTGTTGACCGGCACCAGGGGCCCGGAGGGGCCCACCCCGCCCCCCCACGGGCGGACGGCCTGGCCGTCTCTTCGAGGTGGAACATTCGGGGAGACGTGGAAGGGCATCCTGCTCCGGGCTGGCTCCAGGGCGTGAAGGGCTGTCACGCATGCGGCTGTCTGGCCGGAAGCGCGTTGGACGACCCGTACTCCCGGGGCACTTTGTCCCGTATCAACACGCCACGCACGTGAAACGTTCTGGTGGCCGCCGGGGCGGCGGGAAGCGGGCCCGCTCGGGGGGGAGCCGAGCGGGCTTGTCCTGGCCCCGCTCACGCCAAAGCGCCTACTCTCGCGCGCCATGAAGTTGCTCGACTCCCGGTACCTCAGCGACGGAAAGCTCTTCAATCATGGGCAGCCCGCCCGCCTCATCCACGTCGAGGCCCCCGAGGACTTCCAGGCGCTGCTGAGCAACATCCTCGACACCGGCTATTACGACCAGGCGTACTTCCAGACCCACAGCGGGCTGCGGGACGCGACGAAGGTCAACCACTTCTGGTTCCTCTCGGAACTGGTGCGCGAGCTCGCGCCGCGCTCCGTGCTGGACCTGGGCTGCAGCCGGGGTGACGTCATCTCCCTGCTGCGTCACAAGGGCGTGGACGTGGCCGGCGTGGACTTCAGCGAGGACATCCGAGCCTCCGTCTGGCCCAACATCCGGGACGCCTTCTTCTCCGGCGACATCCGCGAGTGCTGCCGCACCCTCGCCGCCCAGGGCCGCCGCTTCGACACGCTGTGCGGCTTCGACATCTGGGAACACCTGGCCCCCAGCGCCCTGCACGAGTACATCTCCGCCGTCCTGGAGGTGGCCTCGCCCGACGCGCTCTGCGTCTTCGTCATCCCCGCCTTCGGCGAGGACCGCGTCTTCGGCGAGCAGTTCCCCCTCGAGTTCGAGGAGAACCGCTCCCGCTTCGACGCCCGCGAGCCCTTCGAGTACCTCCTCGCCGAGCACACCTCCCCGGCCATCCCCGCCTCGGGCCACCTCATCTGGGCCCACACGGACTGGTGGGAGCGGCAGTTCGAGCGGCACGGCCTGCAGCGCCTGACGGACGTGGAGCGCCGGCTCCACGAGGTGTTCGATTCGTTCTTCCCGCACTCGGTGAAGGCCTTCTACGTGCTGGCCCGGGACGCCCGGGCCGGACGGGCGCGGGCGCAAGACGTCCTCTCGCGGCCGGCCGCGGTGACGCGCGCGCGGCTGCTGCCCCGGCTCATCCAGGACGTGCGGGACGGGCAGATGTCGCTCCAGGGCAACGTGCTGCCCATGGTCCGTCAGGGCGCGGTGGAGAGCGTGCCCGCGCCCGTGCGGCAGTCGCTCCGGCAGGTCCGTCAGTGGGTCCGGCGCCTGCGGCCAGGCGGCGCCTGAGAGTGCCCTACTCCTCCGTCGCCTTGTTGCGCCCCTTGTGGGTGCGCGGCAGCGCGTGGTGGATGAGCTTCACGTAGTCCACCGCCTGCACCGGCGGCGGAGGCGGCGGCGTGCCCAGCGCGGCCAGGCGCTTGCTGAACGCGGACAGGATGTCCGGCATGGGCCGCATCGCCGCCAGCAGCCGGTTGGGCCCCTCCAGCGCCTGCGACAGCGCAATGGCCGCCTGCTGCAGCGGCAGCCCGCGCCGCAGCAAATCCTGGAACGAGTTCGACAGGGTGATGATGTTGTGCCCCGCCGTCTGCACCATCTCCACCGCGATTTTCAGCACCTGCGGCGCCGTGAGGTGGCCGTCCGCCAGCAGCACCAGCGCGGCCTGGAAGTAGTTGAAGATGGGCACCACGCGCGGCCCATACGCGGAGAACTGCGCGGGCGGCGTCAGCCGGTCCAGGTGGATGAAGATGCGCCGCACCGGGTCCGACACCGGAATCTTCTTCCACGCCGCGCGCACGCGCTCCGCGTCGTCCGGGTACACCCCGCCCGCCTCCAGCACCTGCGACAGCACGCGCTCGTCCACGCGGCCGGCAATCAGGTCCGCGTACAGCGAGTAGATGAACGCGTCCGCCTCCGCGTCGTCGCCGAAGAGCACCTCCTCGGCCTCCACCGGCGCGTGCACGCGGCTCTCTAGAATCGCCGGCAGCTTGTAGCCCACCTGCCCGCGCAAGGCCCGGAAGCGGCCGCGCAGCAGGTTGCCCACGTTGTCCTTGAGGACGAACTCGTCCCACTTCACGCCGTCCAGCTTGAGCTTCTCCTCCAGCACCGCCCGCATCTGCTTCGGACTGCCGGAGACGATGCACAGCCGCGAGTCGCCCTGCTCCGACAGCTCCCGGATGAGCGCGCTCGCGCCCGGCACCGCCACCTTCTCGTGCGCCTTCTGGAAGGCGGTGCGCAGCAAGTCGCGGAGCGAGTCGAAGTCCGTCTGGAGGTACGTCTTGTCCAAATCCCAGCGGTAGATGCGCCGCGGGGGACGCGGGTCGATGCGGTCCGGCAGGCTCACTTCTTCAGGCCTTCCCGGATGGCGCTCGTGAGGTTGTTGGCCACCACCTTCGCCGCCACCTTGCCCGCATTGGCGATGGCCCGCGACTTCGAGCGCCCGTGCGCCTTGATGAAGATTTTGTCGAACCCCAGAATCGGCGCGCCGCCGTACTGGTTCCAGTCGGTGATGTCCTTGATGCGCTGGATGCCGCTGGACAGCATGGCCAGGCCCGCGCGCCAGCGCAGGCTCTCCTTGTAGGCGTACTGGGCCAGCTCCACGACGGTGTCGTGGACGCCCTCCAGCATCTTCAGGCACACGTTGCCCACGAAGCCGTCGGTGACGATGACGTCCGCGGTGCCCTTCGG comes from Pyxidicoccus parkwaysis and encodes:
- a CDS encoding phosphatase domain-containing protein; the protein is MSLPDRIDPRPPRRIYRWDLDKTYLQTDFDSLRDLLRTAFQKAHEKVAVPGASALIRELSEQGDSRLCIVSGSPKQMRAVLEEKLKLDGVKWDEFVLKDNVGNLLRGRFRALRGQVGYKLPAILESRVHAPVEAEEVLFGDDAEADAFIYSLYADLIAGRVDERVLSQVLEAGGVYPDDAERVRAAWKKIPVSDPVRRIFIHLDRLTPPAQFSAYGPRVVPIFNYFQAALVLLADGHLTAPQVLKIAVEMVQTAGHNIITLSNSFQDLLRRGLPLQQAAIALSQALEGPNRLLAAMRPMPDILSAFSKRLAALGTPPPPPPVQAVDYVKLIHHALPRTHKGRNKATEE
- a CDS encoding class I SAM-dependent methyltransferase — protein: MKLLDSRYLSDGKLFNHGQPARLIHVEAPEDFQALLSNILDTGYYDQAYFQTHSGLRDATKVNHFWFLSELVRELAPRSVLDLGCSRGDVISLLRHKGVDVAGVDFSEDIRASVWPNIRDAFFSGDIRECCRTLAAQGRRFDTLCGFDIWEHLAPSALHEYISAVLEVASPDALCVFVIPAFGEDRVFGEQFPLEFEENRSRFDAREPFEYLLAEHTSPAIPASGHLIWAHTDWWERQFERHGLQRLTDVERRLHEVFDSFFPHSVKAFYVLARDARAGRARAQDVLSRPAAVTRARLLPRLIQDVRDGQMSLQGNVLPMVRQGAVESVPAPVRQSLRQVRQWVRRLRPGGA
- the pcnB gene encoding polynucleotide adenylyltransferase PcnB, translating into MSSNPELSAPPERASASEPVAAEAAPSETETPRTTPAPAEAPEPPLQAVGTDDADEDDADDDEADDDESGLTAEAVLAAAEAADAAEHRDEEVEQVPTILEPEPEPTPYERELHAPHVRPSGEPAEIDPDELDPDALKVVLRLHQHGHQAYMVGGCVRDLLLGRKPKDFDIATSATPNEVRAIFRNCRLIGRRFRLAHVYFKGGKIIEVSTFRANPTELEPANGAEDEGDSGSEDLLITHDNVFGTAQQDARRRDFTINGLFYDVAEGRVIDYVRGRRDLDERFIRTIGDPEIRMREDPVRILRAVRFAAKLSLDIESRTYAAMEGAVEDLPRCAPARLLEETFRLIRGGVSAPALKLLDALDALKLLLPPVNEYLKHHGKEGEKTFYAFAEALDRRVAAGEALDDAILLATLLMPISRSTAQEEAQASSQEGGRPSVSQVVEDLLAGFVQSARLPRRIAERCRMLLLAQRTLSGERRRRSAAFKRHPLFHEALTVFEMTVEATGEGREQLDAWKAGEVPQPRADAGEGEGGDAGGQRKRRRRRRRRRPSGGGASSGDSASGSSASGSDAGDA